The following are encoded in a window of Panicum virgatum strain AP13 chromosome 5N, P.virgatum_v5, whole genome shotgun sequence genomic DNA:
- the LOC120675709 gene encoding uncharacterized protein LOC120675709 — MASALELTRYASAPRSSIFSAPFRDDELIPVTWWPIAFATFTPMWPTPLSPRMPPRRPGAVSPKCFSGLYTVTPAHSSSAACSGARPAGIGTTNLHANEGRIAQVKSSDSLGHWLTLANSTWMKEKSRQELLPSAYHI, encoded by the coding sequence atggcctccgcgtTGGAGCTCACCAGGTACGCGTCCGCGCCCAGGTCGTCCATCTTCTCCGCGCCCTTCCGGGACGACGAGCTGATCCCCGTCACGTGGTGGCCCATCGCCTTCGCCACCTTCACGCCCATGTGGCCCACGCCGCTGAGCCCCAGGATGCCGCCGCGGAGGCCCGGGGCCGTCAGCCCGAAGTGCTTCAGCGGGCTGTACACCGTCACGCCCGCgcacagcagcagcgccgcctgcTCCGGCGCCAGACCTGCAGGGATCGGCACCACGAACTTGCACGCCAATGAAGGAAGAATTGCCCAGGTTAAATCTTCTGACTCGCTCGGGCATTGGTTAACTCTTGCAAATTCAACATGGATGAAAGAAAAATCTCGCCAAGAGCTACTGCCTAGTGCCTATCATATATAA